A single region of the Streptomyces sp. NBC_00425 genome encodes:
- a CDS encoding ABC transporter ATP-binding protein gives MIEAVGLTKRYGDKTAVYNLSFQVRPGAVTGFLGPNGSGKSTTMRMILGLDNPTAGSVTIGGYPYRRLPNAARQVGALLDAKAVHGGRHARNHLLSLAQLSGIPARRVDEVLGVVGLQDVARKRSKGFSLGMGQRLGIAAALLGDPQVLLFDEPVNGLDPEGILWVRNLMKALAAEGRTVFVSSHLMSEMALTADHLIVIGRGQLLADMSVKDFISANSADFARVRTPHTDPQLREKLASALTEAGGHVLPEQDGALRVTGLPLPRISDIAHDSDVRLWELSPHQASLEEAYMRMTQGAVDYRSTIDQKAGLQQQLPPGAQPPMPVPGQGQPGWYAPPPPQQGYAPAQPAQAPPAAPYGAYGAPGTPGTAPGPNIANPYAQPPTQAPGAQPAPAAPSAPAPSLDKAPAAPAAAPAPEAAPAPAPVSAPDAPTESEDAR, from the coding sequence ATGATCGAAGCAGTCGGCCTGACCAAGCGCTACGGCGACAAGACCGCTGTGTACAACCTTTCCTTCCAGGTGCGCCCCGGGGCCGTCACGGGCTTCCTCGGGCCCAACGGCTCCGGCAAGTCCACGACCATGCGGATGATCCTGGGCCTGGACAACCCGACCGCCGGGTCCGTGACCATCGGCGGCTACCCGTACCGCCGGCTGCCCAACGCCGCCCGCCAGGTGGGCGCCCTGCTGGACGCCAAGGCGGTGCACGGCGGCCGGCACGCCCGCAACCACCTGCTGAGCCTGGCCCAGCTGTCCGGCATCCCGGCCCGGCGGGTCGACGAGGTGCTCGGCGTGGTCGGCCTCCAGGACGTGGCCCGCAAGCGCTCAAAGGGCTTCTCCCTGGGCATGGGCCAGCGGCTCGGCATCGCGGCCGCCCTGCTGGGCGACCCCCAGGTGCTGCTCTTCGACGAGCCGGTCAACGGCCTCGACCCCGAGGGCATCCTCTGGGTGCGCAACCTGATGAAGGCCCTGGCCGCCGAGGGCCGCACGGTGTTCGTCTCGTCCCATCTGATGAGCGAGATGGCGCTGACGGCCGACCACCTGATCGTCATCGGGCGCGGCCAGCTGCTCGCCGACATGAGCGTGAAGGACTTCATCTCGGCCAACTCGGCCGACTTCGCGCGCGTGCGCACCCCGCACACCGACCCGCAGCTGCGCGAGAAGCTGGCCTCGGCGCTCACCGAGGCGGGCGGCCACGTCCTGCCCGAGCAGGACGGCGCACTGCGGGTGACGGGACTGCCGTTGCCCAGGATCAGCGACATCGCCCACGACAGCGACGTCCGTCTGTGGGAGCTGTCGCCGCACCAGGCCTCCCTGGAGGAGGCGTACATGCGGATGACGCAGGGCGCCGTGGACTACCGGTCGACCATCGACCAGAAGGCCGGCCTCCAGCAGCAGCTGCCGCCCGGCGCGCAGCCGCCGATGCCGGTCCCGGGCCAGGGCCAGCCGGGCTGGTACGCCCCGCCGCCCCCGCAGCAGGGCTACGCGCCCGCACAGCCGGCTCAGGCGCCCCCGGCGGCCCCCTACGGGGCGTACGGCGCCCCGGGAACGCCCGGCACGGCTCCGGGCCCGAACATCGCCAACCCGTATGCGCAGCCGCCCACGCAGGCCCCGGGCGCGCAGCCCGCGCCCGCGGCGCCGTCCGCGCCGGCTCCCTCGCTGGACAAGGCGCCCGCCGCCCCGGCCGCGGCACCGG